A stretch of Acidobacteriota bacterium DNA encodes these proteins:
- the pruA gene encoding L-glutamate gamma-semialdehyde dehydrogenase: protein MSSIASLSAARRVPPAINEPIRSYAPGSPERAELKARLTSMSTERVEIPLIIGGKEIRTGKTGQSVMPFKHGHVLAEYHMASPEHVQQAIAAALKARQEWAAWPWEDRAAVILKAAELLATTWKATVNSATMLGQAKTAFQSEIDAACELIDFWRFNAQYAQEIYSEQPANGPGVWNQLEYRALEGFIYAVSPFNFTAIGGNLSSAPALMGNTVVWKPASSAMLSAYYVMRIFEAAGMPPGVINFVPGGASAITDTVLASPDLAGIHFTGSTEVFQSMWKTVGGNIANYKTYPRLVGETGGKDFIIAHPSADPQAVAVAIIRGGFEYSGQKCSAASRVYIPQSLWSEVRDRTISMMKQIKMGDPRDFRNFLSAVIDRKAFDRISGYLEHAKGTAKVLQGGGCDASEGYYVEPTLIQTDDPAYRLLCEEIFGPVVTAYVYPDAKWHETMDILDKTSPYALTGAVFATERSAVREATSALRNAAGNFYINDKPTGAVVGQQPFGGARASGTNDKAGSRSNLNRWVSTRTIKETFVSATDHSYPFMGAE, encoded by the coding sequence ATGTCTTCCATTGCTTCGCTCAGTGCTGCCCGCCGTGTTCCACCCGCCATCAATGAACCGATCAGGTCCTACGCTCCTGGCTCTCCGGAGCGCGCCGAGCTCAAGGCTCGCCTGACCTCGATGTCGACCGAGCGGGTCGAAATCCCCCTGATCATCGGCGGCAAGGAAATCCGGACCGGTAAGACCGGCCAGTCGGTGATGCCCTTCAAACACGGCCACGTGTTGGCCGAGTACCACATGGCCTCGCCCGAGCATGTGCAGCAGGCCATTGCCGCGGCGCTCAAAGCGCGCCAGGAATGGGCGGCGTGGCCCTGGGAAGACCGCGCGGCGGTGATTCTCAAGGCCGCAGAACTGCTGGCCACCACATGGAAGGCCACGGTCAATTCGGCGACGATGCTGGGCCAGGCCAAGACGGCGTTTCAGTCGGAGATCGACGCCGCGTGTGAACTCATCGACTTCTGGCGCTTCAACGCGCAGTACGCGCAGGAAATCTACAGCGAGCAGCCCGCCAATGGCCCCGGCGTGTGGAACCAGCTGGAGTACCGCGCGCTCGAGGGCTTCATCTACGCGGTGTCGCCGTTCAACTTCACCGCGATCGGCGGCAACCTCTCCAGCGCACCAGCCTTGATGGGCAACACCGTGGTCTGGAAGCCCGCGTCGTCGGCGATGCTGAGCGCGTACTACGTGATGCGGATTTTCGAGGCGGCCGGCATGCCGCCAGGCGTGATTAACTTTGTGCCCGGCGGCGCAAGCGCGATCACCGATACCGTGCTGGCCTCGCCGGATCTGGCGGGCATTCATTTCACGGGCAGCACCGAGGTTTTCCAGAGCATGTGGAAGACGGTGGGCGGGAACATCGCCAACTACAAGACCTATCCGCGCCTGGTGGGTGAAACCGGCGGCAAGGACTTCATCATCGCGCACCCGTCGGCCGATCCGCAGGCGGTGGCTGTGGCCATTATCCGCGGCGGGTTTGAGTACTCGGGACAGAAGTGCTCGGCGGCCAGTCGCGTCTACATTCCGCAGTCGCTCTGGTCCGAAGTGCGCGACCGCACGATCAGCATGATGAAGCAGATCAAGATGGGCGACCCGCGCGATTTCCGCAACTTCCTGAGCGCGGTGATCGATCGCAAGGCGTTCGACCGGATCAGCGGATACCTCGAGCACGCGAAGGGCACTGCGAAGGTGCTGCAGGGCGGCGGCTGCGACGCGTCAGAGGGCTACTACGTTGAGCCCACGCTGATTCAGACCGACGATCCGGCGTACCGCCTCCTGTGCGAGGAGATCTTCGGACCCGTTGTCACCGCGTACGTCTACCCGGACGCGAAGTGGCACGAGACAATGGACATTCTTGACAAGACGTCGCCGTACGCGTTGACGGGCGCGGTGTTTGCCACCGAGCGGTCGGCCGTGCGCGAAGCCACAAGCGCGCTGCGGAATGCCGCGGGCAACTTCTATATCAACGACAAGCCCACAGGCGCGGTGGTGGGGCAGCAGCCCTTCGGCGGCGCACGGGCCTCGGGCACCAACGACAAGGCCGGCTCACGGTCGAACCTGAATCGGTGGGTCAGCACCCGCACGATCAAAGAGACGTTCGTCTCGGCCACCGACCACAGCTACCCCTTCATGGGCGCTGAGTAG
- a CDS encoding ferritin, with protein MTPTVLEAINKQISNEFSASFSYLAMAAWCEHHQFTGAGHWLRVQSQEEHTHAMKLFNFVLARNYQASVTGIESPRGEFGSLLDVFESAQKQEQAVSRQIDGLYELAFTEKVFAAMAELQWFVTEQVEEEKTIREIVAKLRMVKDDPSSLLDLDRELGARAAEPTPAA; from the coding sequence ATGACTCCGACTGTCCTCGAAGCGATCAACAAACAGATTTCAAACGAATTTTCTGCGTCGTTTTCTTACCTGGCCATGGCGGCCTGGTGTGAGCACCATCAGTTCACCGGCGCCGGACACTGGCTGCGGGTGCAGAGCCAGGAAGAGCATACCCACGCGATGAAGCTCTTCAACTTTGTTTTGGCGCGCAACTATCAGGCAAGCGTCACCGGAATCGAATCGCCCCGCGGCGAGTTCGGGTCCTTGCTCGACGTCTTTGAATCGGCCCAGAAGCAGGAACAGGCCGTGAGCCGCCAGATCGACGGGCTCTACGAGCTGGCGTTTACCGAGAAGGTCTTTGCCGCGATGGCCGAACTGCAGTGGTTTGTGACTGAGCAGGTCGAAGAGGAAAAAACCATCCGCGAAATTGTCGCCAAGCTGCGCATGGTGAAGGACGACCCTTCGTCGCTTCTCGATCTCGACCGGGAACTGGGCGCCCGCGCCGCCGAACCGACGCCGGCCGCATAG
- a CDS encoding STAS domain-containing protein, giving the protein MEIHTSLDGQVAILRLVGRLTVGEEPGALKKATADAVASGATTVVLDLSKVPYIDSTRLGELIAAHVTVSRQGGRLVLAGATARITDLLTVAGLEGIFEMFPSIEAALAAFRG; this is encoded by the coding sequence ATGGAAATTCATACCTCACTCGACGGCCAGGTGGCCATCCTGCGGCTGGTGGGCCGCCTCACGGTCGGCGAAGAGCCCGGCGCCCTGAAAAAAGCCACCGCGGATGCCGTGGCGAGCGGCGCCACAACGGTGGTCCTGGATCTGTCAAAGGTCCCGTACATCGACAGCACACGGCTCGGCGAACTCATCGCCGCCCACGTCACGGTGTCACGGCAGGGCGGGCGTCTGGTGCTGGCCGGCGCCACGGCCCGCATCACGGACCTGCTGACCGTAGCCGGCCTCGAAGGCATCTTCGAGATGTTCCCGTCGATCGAAGCTGCGCTGGCCGCGTTCCGCGGCTAG
- a CDS encoding NAD(P)/FAD-dependent oxidoreductase: MAEKSRRRVVIIGGGFGGLNAARALSSADVNVVVLDRKNHHVFQPLLYQVAAAALSPGDIASPIRWILRRQRNAQVWLADVTRIDVERRVVHLADGPHEVAYDALIVAAGVTHSYFGHDNWQPHAPGLKTLEDALAIRARVLTAFELAEREPNAAAQRRLLTFVVVGGGPTGVELAGSLAEISRHALVNDFRSIDPEAARIILVEGGPEVLQTYPAPLPTFARRALEKLGVAVWTGSAVTRIDAGHVHVGSEVIEAGTILWAAGVMASSLGASLGVPLDRAGRVIVNQDLTIPGHPEVSVIGDLATFRTEDGQTLPGVAQVAMQQGVHAARNAVAIFDGHPRTPFRYRFYGNMATIGRHSAIGDLGWIKLKGYPAWLAWLFIHLMQLIGFRNRFSVLLQWAVSYLTYQRAVRLITDPPKETP; encoded by the coding sequence ATGGCAGAGAAGTCGCGGCGGCGGGTTGTCATCATCGGCGGCGGTTTCGGTGGGCTGAACGCGGCCCGAGCGCTCTCGAGCGCCGACGTGAACGTCGTGGTCCTCGACCGGAAGAATCACCACGTCTTTCAACCGTTGCTGTATCAGGTAGCTGCGGCCGCGTTGTCGCCGGGCGACATCGCGTCGCCCATCCGATGGATTCTGAGGCGCCAGCGGAATGCGCAGGTGTGGCTCGCCGACGTGACGCGCATCGATGTGGAGCGCCGCGTGGTGCATCTGGCTGACGGCCCTCACGAAGTGGCGTACGACGCCCTCATTGTGGCGGCCGGCGTCACACATTCATATTTTGGTCACGACAACTGGCAGCCTCACGCGCCCGGACTCAAGACACTGGAAGACGCATTGGCCATTCGCGCGCGCGTGCTGACGGCGTTTGAGCTGGCGGAGCGGGAGCCCAATGCGGCGGCGCAGCGGCGACTGCTCACGTTTGTGGTGGTGGGTGGCGGGCCGACGGGTGTCGAACTGGCCGGCTCGCTGGCAGAAATTTCCCGGCACGCGCTCGTGAACGACTTTCGTTCGATCGATCCAGAGGCGGCGCGCATCATCCTGGTGGAAGGCGGCCCCGAGGTCCTGCAGACCTATCCCGCGCCGCTTCCGACGTTCGCCCGGCGCGCGCTTGAGAAGCTGGGCGTTGCGGTGTGGACCGGCAGCGCCGTGACTCGCATCGATGCCGGGCACGTGCATGTGGGCAGCGAGGTGATCGAAGCCGGCACGATTCTGTGGGCCGCCGGCGTGATGGCGTCGTCTCTCGGTGCGTCACTGGGTGTGCCGCTTGATCGCGCCGGGCGAGTGATTGTGAATCAGGACCTCACGATCCCTGGTCATCCCGAAGTCTCTGTCATTGGCGACCTGGCCACATTCCGGACCGAAGACGGCCAGACGCTGCCGGGGGTGGCGCAGGTGGCGATGCAGCAAGGTGTGCATGCGGCCAGGAACGCCGTCGCGATCTTCGACGGGCACCCGCGAACACCGTTCCGCTACCGGTTCTACGGAAACATGGCCACGATCGGCCGGCACTCGGCCATCGGTGATCTGGGGTGGATCAAGCTCAAGGGGTATCCCGCCTGGCTTGCCTGGCTGTTCATCCACCTCATGCAACTCATCGGGTTCCGCAACCGGTTCTCAGTGCTGCTGCAGTGGGCGGTGTCGTACCTGACCTACCAACGTGCGGTGCGGCTAATCACCGATCCGCCGAAAGAAACGCCATGA
- a CDS encoding molybdopterin-dependent oxidoreductase, which yields MADTDVRPPASWGRSTVHTACPLDCPDCCSLAVTVEGGRIQKIDGSHAAPSTDGFICGKVRKFDQRVYSSERVLYPAVRRGPKGRGDFTVVPWAEALDLVAERMQQARTEFGAESVLPFYYGGSNGFLTNDLEDARLFRQFGASRLARTVCAAPTSAAATAMYGKMAGVSYEDYAHAKLIVVWGANPPASGIHLMSHIKQAQKNGARLVVIDPRRTPLARTADIHLPVKPGTDLGVALSLIRDLFESGRADRTFLDAHTTGADSLRAAAASWTYARAAAVAGIDETQLRLLGDWYANTSPAVIRCGWGQERNRNGGAATMAILALPAVAGKFGVRGGGYTMSNSAAYGQAAESWIKSPAPETRVVNMNQLGRALTEYNDPPVKVLFVYNCNPLATMPDQNRVKRGLEREDLFTVVFEQTMTDSAKYADVVLPATTFLEHYDLARGYGAYHFQIVQPVIEPVGEARPNHEVFRELAVRLGQHEAEEDPLGQTEALLEVTAQLPREIAAIIGDGGVARGPANGAPIQFADVHPKTPDQKVHLFPEDLPTTAGLYAFQPDPATDAYPLALISPASAHTVSSTLGEFRPGIARLKMHPDDARPRGIEDADPVRVFNTLGEVWCEVTITPEVRPGVVSLPKGLWARSTENGASSNALVPDTLTDLAGGACFNDARVDVAIRKVVN from the coding sequence ATGGCCGACACCGACGTCAGACCGCCCGCCTCCTGGGGGCGCTCCACTGTGCATACCGCCTGCCCGCTTGATTGTCCCGACTGCTGCAGCCTGGCGGTGACCGTGGAAGGCGGCCGCATCCAGAAGATTGACGGCAGCCACGCAGCGCCGTCCACCGACGGTTTCATCTGCGGCAAGGTGCGCAAGTTCGACCAGCGGGTCTATTCATCTGAGCGCGTGCTTTATCCCGCCGTGCGACGCGGGCCCAAGGGCCGTGGCGACTTCACCGTGGTGCCGTGGGCCGAGGCACTGGACCTGGTGGCCGAACGCATGCAGCAGGCGCGTACAGAGTTCGGCGCCGAGTCTGTGCTGCCGTTTTACTACGGCGGGTCGAATGGCTTTCTGACAAACGACCTGGAAGACGCCCGGCTGTTTCGCCAGTTTGGCGCGTCGCGGCTGGCGCGCACCGTCTGCGCCGCGCCGACAAGCGCGGCCGCCACCGCGATGTACGGCAAGATGGCCGGCGTCTCCTACGAAGACTACGCCCACGCCAAACTCATCGTCGTCTGGGGCGCAAACCCACCGGCCTCGGGCATCCACCTGATGAGCCACATCAAACAGGCGCAGAAGAATGGCGCGCGCCTGGTCGTCATCGACCCTCGACGCACGCCGCTGGCACGCACCGCAGACATCCACCTTCCAGTGAAGCCGGGCACCGATCTCGGCGTGGCCTTGTCACTCATTCGCGACTTGTTCGAGTCGGGACGCGCGGACCGCACGTTCCTCGATGCGCACACGACGGGCGCCGACAGCCTGCGGGCGGCCGCGGCGTCATGGACCTATGCACGGGCGGCCGCTGTCGCCGGGATCGACGAAACCCAACTGCGCCTCCTCGGCGACTGGTACGCCAACACATCACCGGCGGTGATTCGTTGCGGATGGGGCCAGGAGCGCAACCGCAACGGCGGCGCCGCCACGATGGCGATTCTTGCGTTGCCGGCCGTCGCTGGAAAGTTCGGCGTGCGCGGTGGCGGTTACACGATGAGCAACTCGGCCGCGTACGGCCAGGCCGCCGAGAGCTGGATCAAGTCGCCGGCGCCGGAGACTCGCGTGGTCAACATGAATCAGCTTGGCCGGGCGTTGACCGAATACAACGACCCTCCCGTGAAGGTGCTGTTCGTCTACAACTGCAATCCGCTGGCGACGATGCCCGACCAGAACCGGGTGAAGCGCGGTCTCGAGCGCGAAGATCTCTTCACCGTAGTCTTTGAACAGACGATGACGGACTCCGCCAAATACGCCGATGTCGTGTTGCCGGCCACCACCTTTCTGGAGCACTACGACCTGGCCAGGGGGTACGGCGCGTATCACTTCCAGATCGTCCAGCCGGTGATCGAGCCCGTTGGCGAAGCGCGTCCGAATCACGAAGTGTTCCGTGAACTCGCCGTGCGACTGGGACAGCACGAGGCTGAGGAAGACCCGCTCGGCCAGACCGAAGCCTTGCTTGAGGTGACGGCGCAGTTGCCCCGAGAGATCGCCGCCATCATTGGCGACGGCGGTGTGGCCCGTGGCCCCGCCAATGGCGCACCGATTCAGTTTGCGGACGTCCACCCGAAGACGCCCGATCAGAAGGTGCATCTGTTTCCCGAGGACCTGCCCACCACTGCGGGCCTCTATGCATTCCAGCCGGACCCGGCCACCGACGCCTACCCGCTCGCACTGATCTCGCCGGCAAGCGCACACACGGTGTCGTCCACGCTCGGAGAATTCCGTCCCGGCATTGCTCGGCTGAAGATGCACCCCGACGACGCGAGACCGCGCGGGATCGAAGATGCCGACCCGGTGCGCGTGTTCAACACACTCGGCGAAGTCTGGTGCGAAGTTACGATCACGCCCGAAGTGCGCCCCGGCGTCGTGTCACTGCCCAAGGGCCTGTGGGCGCGCAGCACTGAAAACGGCGCGTCGTCAAATGCGCTGGTGCCCGACACGTTGACGGATCTCGCCGGCGGCGCGTGCTTCAACGACGCAAGGGTGGACGTGGCCATTCGCAAGGTCGTGAACTAG
- a CDS encoding M20/M25/M40 family metallo-hydrolase, which translates to MANLSRIPSRFLAASLVTGLLVISTFVATRAQSGPTAPADRWRQAVNDWEAGDYHLALPHLLAIMRSPAAAEYLERVALLTGEYYPSVTIANDGRVPRLSADGRLAIFETGPATAPITRIVRVPDGAAAPAPAAELQGVGVAVNPAGTHVVWIRPPQNAEWTAAQQVLAAPGPNTPERQAATLQAAWLLATSGDLVVRELASGTERVIATAGLAKASPAFAADNRSIFFIGADVADLSRSDIYLVSDAAAPQRLTEDAGFKTLLAVDPKGAALLYNTGGAAPFRRPPTAPAPAAPAGQDGQGAGRAGGAGRAGGAGRAGGPGGASASFAVLDLATKSTRIITGTAPTLSADGSTIAWINRTADAYTLNTSPTLSDNVTVVRTGRERLEAPSLSPDGRRVAYQLMQFTDWELYISEGTTHTRVTRDIQHDILPRFLTNTTLIGMMGEPRHRRSQVYDLTTGTRRRLFHNNTIRTVVPEYSWLPSADGSRVLIVADRDGDTVSPERGIYVSDLSRTINVNEVIARLTANLAHETELRDRTTKAFAPIAAAVRTVTSAGSVTRVFEHAKALYDFDSKHISQPGNAKAIDYLMRAYASFGYTPEQQSFTQANALGGKTANVLATLRGTVDPDLIYVVSSHFDSVAIGPGADDDTSGTTALLEAARMLARTPMPATIVFASFTGEEAGLLGSREFVRRSAEAKWNVVGALNNDMIGWAGEGPQLNNTIRYSNPGIRDIQHGAAIQFTDIVLFDTKYYRGTDAQAFYDAWGDIVGGIGSYPILANPNYHQATDYLDTINQAQVTETAKVTAATLMYLASSPSRLKGLAVAKTASGVSLTWTASPETGVRRYIVAYGPESDPLRTRVTVTEPRATLPALPTGTRIAVKAINDKGLEGWDWAWARVE; encoded by the coding sequence ATGGCGAACCTGTCTCGCATTCCCTCTCGATTTCTGGCCGCGTCGCTCGTCACCGGCCTTCTTGTCATTTCCACCTTCGTCGCGACGCGCGCGCAGTCTGGTCCAACCGCACCGGCGGACCGCTGGCGGCAGGCCGTCAACGACTGGGAAGCCGGCGACTACCACCTGGCGCTGCCCCACCTGTTGGCGATCATGCGTTCACCGGCCGCCGCCGAATACCTGGAACGGGTGGCACTCCTGACCGGTGAGTACTACCCGTCGGTCACCATCGCGAATGACGGCCGGGTGCCCCGCCTGTCAGCCGACGGGCGCCTCGCCATCTTTGAAACGGGGCCCGCCACCGCCCCCATCACCCGAATCGTGCGCGTGCCCGATGGCGCCGCCGCACCCGCCCCGGCGGCTGAGCTCCAAGGCGTCGGCGTGGCGGTCAACCCCGCCGGCACACATGTGGTGTGGATTCGCCCGCCGCAGAACGCCGAATGGACGGCCGCCCAGCAGGTGCTGGCCGCGCCCGGCCCCAATACGCCTGAACGACAGGCGGCCACGCTGCAGGCGGCATGGTTGCTGGCGACCAGTGGCGACCTCGTGGTTCGAGAGCTCGCCTCTGGCACCGAGCGCGTCATCGCCACGGCGGGACTTGCCAAGGCCTCTCCCGCGTTTGCGGCAGACAACCGCTCGATCTTCTTCATCGGCGCGGACGTTGCCGACCTGTCCCGGTCCGACATCTATCTGGTGAGCGACGCCGCCGCGCCACAGCGCCTGACCGAGGACGCGGGATTCAAGACGCTGCTCGCTGTTGATCCCAAGGGAGCCGCACTCCTCTACAACACGGGCGGTGCCGCGCCGTTCCGCAGACCGCCAACCGCCCCAGCCCCTGCTGCGCCGGCAGGACAGGACGGCCAGGGCGCGGGTCGCGCCGGCGGTGCGGGCCGTGCCGGTGGTGCGGGCCGCGCCGGAGGCCCCGGCGGCGCTTCTGCGTCGTTCGCGGTGCTGGACCTCGCCACGAAGAGCACCCGCATCATCACTGGGACGGCGCCGACGTTGTCTGCTGATGGCAGCACCATCGCCTGGATTAACCGCACCGCCGATGCCTACACGCTCAACACGTCGCCCACCCTGTCCGACAACGTCACCGTGGTCCGCACGGGACGCGAACGGCTGGAGGCGCCGTCACTTTCGCCCGACGGCCGCCGTGTGGCGTATCAGTTGATGCAGTTCACCGACTGGGAACTCTACATTTCGGAAGGGACCACGCACACCCGTGTGACGCGCGACATCCAGCACGACATCCTGCCGCGTTTCCTTACAAACACCACACTCATTGGCATGATGGGTGAACCGCGCCACCGCCGGTCGCAGGTCTATGACCTGACCACCGGCACACGGCGCCGCCTCTTCCACAACAACACCATTCGCACCGTGGTGCCCGAATACTCATGGCTGCCTTCCGCCGATGGTTCGCGTGTGTTGATCGTGGCCGATCGTGATGGCGACACCGTGTCACCGGAGCGCGGCATCTACGTGAGCGACTTGTCGCGCACGATCAACGTCAACGAAGTCATCGCCCGACTCACGGCCAACCTCGCACACGAGACCGAACTGCGTGACCGCACCACAAAGGCCTTCGCGCCAATCGCCGCCGCGGTTCGCACGGTCACGAGCGCAGGCTCAGTGACGCGTGTCTTCGAACACGCCAAGGCGCTCTACGACTTCGACTCGAAACACATCTCGCAGCCTGGCAACGCGAAGGCCATCGACTACCTGATGCGCGCGTATGCGTCGTTCGGCTACACACCCGAGCAGCAGAGTTTCACTCAGGCCAACGCGCTCGGCGGCAAAACCGCCAACGTCCTCGCGACGCTGCGCGGCACGGTGGATCCAGACCTGATCTATGTGGTCAGCAGCCACTTCGACTCGGTCGCCATCGGTCCAGGCGCTGACGATGACACGTCGGGGACAACAGCCCTGCTCGAAGCCGCGCGGATGCTCGCGCGCACGCCGATGCCGGCGACGATTGTGTTTGCCTCGTTCACCGGTGAAGAAGCCGGCCTGCTCGGCAGCCGCGAGTTTGTGCGGCGCTCGGCGGAAGCCAAGTGGAACGTGGTGGGCGCGCTCAACAACGACATGATCGGCTGGGCCGGCGAGGGACCGCAGCTCAACAACACCATTCGCTACTCCAACCCCGGCATTCGCGACATCCAGCACGGCGCGGCGATCCAGTTCACCGACATCGTGTTGTTCGACACGAAGTACTACCGGGGCACCGACGCGCAGGCGTTCTACGACGCCTGGGGCGACATCGTCGGAGGCATCGGGTCATACCCCATCCTCGCAAATCCCAACTACCACCAGGCGACGGATTACCTGGACACAATTAACCAGGCGCAGGTCACCGAGACGGCGAAGGTCACGGCCGCCACGCTGATGTATTTGGCGTCGAGCCCGTCGCGACTCAAGGGTTTGGCGGTCGCAAAGACCGCGAGCGGCGTGTCACTCACCTGGACCGCGTCACCCGAAACGGGCGTCCGGCGTTACATCGTGGCGTATGGGCCCGAGAGCGACCCGCTGCGCACCAGAGTGACCGTGACCGAACCCCGCGCGACTCTTCCGGCGCTGCCCACAGGCACGCGCATCGCCGTCAAAGCCATCAACGACAAAGGCCTCGAGGGCTGGGACTGGGCCTGGGCGCGAGTGGAGTGA
- a CDS encoding DUF3810 family protein, protein MSRVRVRGWWLVSLLALAMMAMPWPSGLIEAVYSRRLYPLLQRMVTGASNQVGWAIIDVLLVAAVVYVLWLLVGAFTRSRERGIVSGLWELTRRLLRTSALLGLVFLAVWGLNYRRVPLETTLRGGTSVAVSATDIRALADAAVIGSRVTRPPDEGGGDRSYASVAARLAGPFQQALQRLGMPATATGRPKSSVVLTPFFTAAGVTGMVNPLVLESIVHPDLLPFERPMVLAHEWAHLAGFADEADASAVGWLACTLGDPDLAYSAHFFVVIETAGAMPRPVWRDVRAQLDPGVIRDLDALTARLTKQQPVVRDTAFKVYDGYLRSNRVADGVQSYSRVLRVLTAMR, encoded by the coding sequence ATGAGCCGCGTGCGCGTGCGCGGCTGGTGGTTGGTTTCGCTGCTCGCGCTGGCGATGATGGCCATGCCGTGGCCCTCTGGGCTGATTGAGGCTGTGTACTCGCGCCGCCTCTACCCACTCTTGCAGCGCATGGTGACCGGCGCCAGTAATCAGGTGGGCTGGGCGATCATCGATGTGCTGCTCGTGGCGGCGGTCGTCTACGTGTTGTGGCTCCTAGTGGGAGCCTTCACACGATCTCGTGAGCGCGGCATCGTGTCTGGATTGTGGGAGCTGACACGTCGCCTGTTGCGGACCAGCGCGCTGCTCGGTTTGGTGTTCCTGGCGGTGTGGGGCCTCAATTACCGGCGCGTGCCGCTTGAAACCACTCTGCGCGGCGGCACGAGTGTGGCGGTCTCGGCCACCGACATTCGCGCGCTGGCTGATGCGGCCGTGATCGGATCCCGCGTGACACGCCCGCCTGATGAGGGCGGGGGAGATCGGTCGTACGCCTCGGTGGCCGCGCGTCTGGCCGGTCCGTTCCAGCAGGCACTGCAACGTCTCGGCATGCCGGCGACGGCGACCGGCCGGCCGAAGTCATCCGTTGTGCTCACGCCGTTCTTCACGGCAGCCGGCGTGACGGGCATGGTGAATCCACTCGTGCTCGAATCGATTGTGCACCCTGACTTGTTGCCGTTTGAGCGGCCGATGGTGCTGGCCCACGAATGGGCGCACCTGGCGGGGTTTGCGGACGAGGCGGATGCCTCAGCCGTGGGGTGGCTCGCCTGCACACTCGGCGACCCTGACCTCGCCTACAGCGCTCATTTCTTCGTCGTGATCGAGACGGCCGGCGCGATGCCTCGGCCGGTCTGGCGCGATGTTCGCGCGCAACTCGACCCGGGCGTCATTCGTGATCTGGATGCGCTGACCGCACGGCTCACCAAACAGCAGCCCGTGGTTCGCGACACGGCGTTCAAGGTCTACGATGGATATCTACGCTCAAATCGTGTGGCCGACGGTGTGCAGAGTTACTCGCGCGTGCTCCGCGTGCTGACGGCGATGCGGTGA
- a CDS encoding DUF3014 domain-containing protein, which yields MAFEDLPLSRTPSWEPPVPPRVPPGGGSPTRWIGVAALALVAGGGLGFWWMTRSQPEQVPPPPTEATEGAVKSNRPQRQPWELPALDGSDAIFREAVATLSKHPMLARLLATDGLIRAAVLAVVQIGDGKTPVVPLAVLRPTTRLTIVGDPQGRLDSASYPRWSGPTNALVSVSPSDAAQLYVNVKDLFDAAYADLGHPGGNFDEAITRAIEVVVATPVATDPPLLWRRPGYFEHTDAALRSLRPVQKQLMLTGPENQQRLVTWLRELAAKLDLKIR from the coding sequence ATGGCTTTCGAAGACCTGCCACTGTCCCGCACTCCCTCCTGGGAGCCGCCCGTGCCGCCGCGTGTGCCGCCCGGTGGCGGGTCCCCCACGCGATGGATCGGCGTCGCGGCGCTCGCGCTCGTCGCGGGCGGTGGGCTGGGCTTCTGGTGGATGACGCGGTCGCAGCCCGAGCAGGTGCCGCCCCCACCCACTGAAGCCACGGAAGGGGCCGTGAAGTCGAACCGTCCGCAGCGACAGCCCTGGGAGTTACCGGCGCTCGACGGATCGGATGCCATCTTTCGCGAGGCGGTGGCCACACTCTCCAAACATCCGATGCTGGCGCGGCTGCTGGCCACCGACGGCTTGATTCGCGCCGCAGTGCTCGCCGTGGTGCAGATTGGCGACGGCAAAACGCCTGTAGTGCCGCTCGCCGTGCTCCGCCCCACCACCCGCCTCACCATCGTGGGCGACCCACAGGGCCGGCTCGACAGCGCCAGCTATCCGCGCTGGAGCGGCCCGACAAACGCGCTCGTCTCCGTGAGCCCGTCTGATGCCGCGCAACTCTACGTGAACGTGAAGGATCTGTTTGATGCGGCCTATGCCGACCTGGGCCACCCCGGAGGCAATTTCGACGAGGCGATCACGCGCGCGATCGAAGTGGTCGTGGCCACACCTGTCGCCACAGACCCGCCCCTGTTGTGGCGCCGGCCCGGTTATTTCGAGCACACCGATGCCGCGCTACGATCCCTGAGGCCTGTGCAAAAGCAGTTGATGTTGACGGGCCCCGAGAATCAGCAGCGACTGGTGACGTGGCTGCGGGAGCTGGCCGCGAAGCTCGATTTGAAGATTCGTTAG